From one Leptospira stimsonii genomic stretch:
- a CDS encoding MltA domain-containing protein, with translation MRLFQILCLFILSNFVALKSKDLEESGFIPIKKTPSLQWIEDQKNLERALQESKSYFERLPSKWKTKLYKNSYNKKDFLSSLEKLKNILKETNSERRNIEFQKSFLLLETTDPTEGKITGYYEVIMEGRNRPEGEFSYPILETPSDLTVKKIGTEKVVGKMIQGNFVPYESRIELEDSASWKNKTNPIAFVKIVDLHLAQLEGSAVIQLPAQDPFRITYSSDNGRKYISPSEFLNGVCPSLIPSDLRVCIVEHPQEVKTAILKNPRYVFFQKESSAPRGSGGIELIPKRSAAMDPNIPLGIPVLISFDSPEVKEENRLVFVHDRGSKITGHGRLDYFLGTGKKAEEQAGRIQTPGRIVLILPKK, from the coding sequence ATGCGCCTTTTTCAAATTCTCTGTCTATTTATCCTATCCAATTTTGTTGCGTTGAAATCTAAGGACTTGGAAGAATCCGGCTTTATTCCGATAAAAAAAACGCCGAGCCTTCAATGGATCGAAGACCAAAAAAACCTGGAGCGCGCCTTACAAGAATCGAAATCTTATTTTGAAAGACTACCTTCAAAATGGAAAACGAAACTTTATAAGAATTCTTACAATAAAAAGGACTTTCTAAGTTCTCTGGAGAAGTTAAAAAATATTCTGAAAGAAACGAACTCCGAAAGACGAAACATTGAATTTCAGAAATCATTCCTTCTTCTGGAAACAACCGATCCGACCGAAGGAAAGATCACCGGATATTATGAAGTTATCATGGAAGGAAGAAACCGCCCGGAAGGAGAGTTTTCATATCCGATCTTAGAAACTCCTTCGGACTTAACCGTAAAAAAAATTGGAACGGAGAAAGTAGTCGGTAAGATGATCCAAGGTAACTTCGTACCTTACGAAAGCAGAATCGAATTGGAGGATTCCGCCTCTTGGAAAAACAAAACGAATCCGATCGCTTTTGTTAAAATCGTCGATCTTCATCTGGCTCAATTAGAAGGTTCTGCGGTGATTCAATTACCGGCACAGGACCCGTTTCGCATAACGTATTCCTCTGATAACGGTAGAAAATATATCAGTCCTTCGGAATTTTTAAACGGCGTTTGTCCAAGTCTGATTCCATCCGATCTAAGAGTTTGTATCGTCGAACATCCTCAAGAGGTTAAAACGGCAATTTTAAAAAATCCTCGTTATGTGTTCTTTCAAAAAGAATCTTCAGCTCCGAGAGGAAGCGGAGGAATCGAATTGATTCCCAAAAGATCGGCGGCTATGGACCCCAATATCCCATTGGGTATTCCCGTTTTGATTTCCTTCGACTCGCCTGAAGTTAAGGAGGAGAACCGTTTGGTCTTTGTTCATGATCGCGGATCAAAAATAACGGGACACGGAAGACTGGATTACTTTTTGGGAACCGGTAAGAAGGCGGAAGAACAAGCAGGACGAATCCAAACTCCGGGAAGAATCGTTCTTATTCTGCCGAAGAAGTAG
- a CDS encoding TetR/AcrR family transcriptional regulator — MKLVGDTKEKIVHLARDYFQRVGFQSFSFQDIADDLGIKKSSIHYHYSSKEELGLELLEIFYKDFEEYIENLTERPPRVRLFGLFKLYEAYTGENGKICPFGVVGNEYHVLSQPIRDKALILHNQHRDFLIQTLSDGAKEGSFFLSLTTKDTADLFMSAIQGAMQIARIRKDRDYFPRIIKSLKSMIQIKEHKNAGH, encoded by the coding sequence ATGAAGCTCGTCGGAGATACTAAGGAGAAGATCGTTCATCTCGCGAGAGATTATTTTCAGAGAGTTGGATTTCAATCTTTCAGCTTTCAAGATATCGCGGATGATCTTGGGATTAAAAAATCCAGCATTCATTATCACTATTCTTCGAAAGAAGAATTGGGTTTGGAGCTTCTGGAAATCTTTTATAAAGATTTTGAGGAATATATTGAAAATCTAACGGAACGACCTCCGAGAGTTCGATTGTTCGGTTTGTTTAAACTCTACGAAGCCTATACGGGGGAAAATGGAAAAATCTGTCCTTTCGGTGTTGTCGGCAACGAATATCACGTGTTGAGCCAGCCGATAAGAGATAAGGCGCTGATTCTTCACAATCAGCACCGTGATTTTCTCATTCAAACGTTAAGCGACGGTGCCAAAGAAGGTTCGTTTTTTCTTTCATTAACCACGAAAGATACGGCGGATCTTTTTATGTCCGCAATTCAAGGAGCGATGCAGATTGCAAGGATTCGTAAAGATCGAGATTACTTTCCTCGAATAATCAAAAGTCTCAAATCGATGATTCAAATTAAGGAGCATAAAAATGCCGGCCACTGA
- the amt gene encoding ammonium transporter — MHLMFMGATEKSLTDVLWILLCSGLVLLMQGGFLILESGLTRAKNSINVAIKNIADFGIATVLFWFIGFGLMFGNSWKGIFGTSWFLPVFPPDDFWSPAFFLFQLVFCGTAATIVSGAIAERLKFVSYIISTILISGFIYPIAGHWVWAGLYQSETHGWLSVLGFRDFAGSSVVHSVGGWVALAFLLVVGPRSGRFVDGEPPRKVTGSNLPLAMLGGIILWVGWFGFNGGSTLAFDKHVPTVLLNTVLASGAAMFSGLFVGWFRKGYPDAVLPLNGSLGGLVAITACANVVNAMEAGLIGMLAGILVSPIEDILEKLKIDDAVGAVPVHLGMGIFGTICVGVFGNLEILNSGLTRWQQIQVQLLGIVCIGAFAFGTSYLIFRSINRFFTLRVDPEEEYQGLNISEHRATTELIDLFLVMEHQKKTGDLSYNVPVEPFTEVGQIADRYNQVLGTVRITLDENEKARKELAKAYAKVQKEQERAEKLLLNVLPKSIADKLKKDSSVIAQSFSEASILFADIVGFTEIAGKFHPEKVVRILNKVFSAFDLMAEKYGLEKIKTIGDAYMVVGGLPQPRKDHTLAIAHMAWEMMEMLKRFRIREGNLKLDMRIGINTGPVVAGVIGTKKFIYDIWGDAVNVASRMESHGLSGQIQVTPSTADLISEEFSMEKREDVEIKGKGKISTFILTGRKNLPSEELFFGFRP, encoded by the coding sequence ATGCATTTAATGTTTATGGGCGCGACTGAAAAATCATTAACCGACGTTTTGTGGATCCTACTCTGTTCAGGGCTTGTTCTTTTGATGCAAGGCGGATTCTTAATTTTAGAATCCGGTCTAACCAGGGCCAAAAATTCCATCAACGTAGCGATAAAGAATATCGCCGACTTTGGGATCGCCACGGTCCTTTTTTGGTTTATCGGTTTCGGTCTTATGTTCGGAAATTCTTGGAAAGGAATTTTCGGCACCTCTTGGTTCTTACCAGTATTTCCTCCGGACGATTTCTGGAGTCCCGCCTTCTTTTTATTTCAATTGGTGTTTTGTGGAACAGCCGCAACAATCGTATCGGGTGCAATCGCGGAAAGACTCAAGTTTGTTTCTTATATCATCTCTACGATTTTAATCTCCGGTTTTATTTATCCGATCGCGGGACATTGGGTTTGGGCCGGACTTTATCAATCGGAAACCCACGGTTGGTTATCCGTTTTAGGTTTTAGAGATTTTGCCGGTTCTTCGGTAGTTCATAGTGTCGGAGGCTGGGTAGCGCTGGCCTTCCTACTCGTAGTCGGTCCTAGGAGTGGGAGATTCGTGGACGGTGAACCGCCGCGAAAGGTAACCGGGAGCAATCTCCCCTTGGCAATGTTAGGCGGAATTATTCTTTGGGTAGGATGGTTCGGATTCAACGGAGGGAGCACACTTGCATTCGACAAACACGTTCCTACCGTTCTTTTAAACACGGTTCTCGCTTCAGGGGCCGCCATGTTTTCCGGATTGTTTGTGGGATGGTTTCGAAAAGGATATCCGGATGCGGTTCTCCCATTAAACGGATCATTAGGCGGACTTGTCGCGATCACGGCTTGTGCGAACGTCGTCAATGCGATGGAAGCCGGATTGATAGGAATGCTTGCCGGAATTCTCGTTTCTCCTATCGAAGATATATTAGAAAAACTTAAAATTGACGACGCGGTCGGAGCGGTACCGGTTCACTTGGGAATGGGAATTTTCGGAACGATCTGCGTCGGAGTTTTCGGGAATCTCGAAATTCTAAACTCAGGTTTAACACGTTGGCAACAGATTCAGGTTCAGCTTTTAGGAATCGTTTGTATCGGAGCATTCGCCTTTGGAACTTCCTACCTAATTTTTCGTTCGATCAACCGATTCTTTACCTTAAGAGTCGATCCGGAAGAAGAATACCAAGGATTGAATATTTCTGAACATAGGGCGACAACCGAATTGATCGATCTCTTTCTGGTTATGGAGCACCAAAAAAAAACGGGAGATTTGAGCTATAACGTTCCCGTGGAACCATTCACGGAAGTCGGTCAAATCGCGGATCGATACAATCAAGTACTCGGAACGGTTCGAATCACCTTGGACGAAAATGAAAAGGCGAGAAAGGAACTCGCAAAGGCTTATGCGAAGGTACAAAAAGAACAGGAAAGAGCCGAAAAACTTTTGTTAAACGTACTTCCTAAATCCATCGCGGATAAACTGAAAAAGGATAGTTCGGTCATCGCTCAAAGCTTCAGCGAAGCTAGTATATTATTTGCCGATATAGTCGGTTTTACCGAAATCGCGGGCAAATTTCATCCTGAAAAAGTTGTTCGAATTCTTAACAAGGTATTTTCCGCATTCGATTTGATGGCTGAAAAATACGGACTTGAAAAGATCAAAACGATAGGCGATGCGTATATGGTCGTAGGCGGTCTTCCACAACCGAGAAAGGACCATACATTAGCAATTGCTCATATGGCCTGGGAAATGATGGAGATGCTCAAACGATTTAGAATTCGAGAAGGAAATCTAAAACTCGATATGCGGATCGGAATCAATACGGGTCCTGTTGTCGCCGGAGTGATCGGAACGAAAAAGTTCATCTACGATATTTGGGGGGATGCGGTCAACGTAGCGAGTAGAATGGAATCTCACGGTTTAAGCGGACAAATTCAAGTTACACCTTCCACTGCGGATTTGATTTCGGAAGAATTTTCGATGGAAAAACGGGAAGACGTCGAGATCAAAGGAAAGGGTAAGATCAGCACATTCATTCTTACCGGACGGAAAAATCTTCCGTCCGAAGAACTCTTTTTCGGATTTAGGCCTTAA
- a CDS encoding 7TM diverse intracellular signaling domain-containing protein, with amino-acid sequence MSCRLTKSKNKVLSSLFPIFLFLGLLSPNVLYSNPQIEVCEFGKIELALDQNPGNSIPSKPKTDLPYSELKKPFLKFGFIEQAVWVRFNIKEYPRSRCFLRIPQVTMDAAALFSKSSVQVSGDRFPYSERSVDDYYPVFHLEPSEDQNSENIYYLLVLTSSIINFPLLLESGLEYEKGSYYRNLIILFTLMLSLFISLLTGFVYRQTLDPIYLNIVGFLIFVSLEGWACFASGYKYLWPMFPEFQNITPSLFALLALASSLHFMYQFLSPTTLPIYFKKSLLVGSLVVLFLAIFTSFLSYRPLSIKIFAWTYIVSCSLIIVCTVIVFRSFRPARKITLCMIPIVVSVMVTLLYYMDVIQYHEYTVHAYVVALPTVYIVVMISLSDREKFVRRKSLSRAYDIQQLQEKLRKPERVTDPNSTNKAPSLQFSIDHLFKVERIFKNPELNKEDLASILRISPKDLEHFIEETTKLQSFESYINRFRVDEAKHLLKTRKDLKHLDVARRSGFVSVRELEKSFKTFTGMTPSEYKLMLFPESI; translated from the coding sequence ATGTCCTGTCGTTTAACAAAATCTAAAAACAAAGTATTAAGTAGTCTCTTTCCTATTTTTCTATTTTTAGGATTGTTGTCGCCGAACGTCCTTTATTCAAATCCGCAAATAGAAGTCTGCGAATTCGGAAAAATAGAACTCGCACTGGATCAAAATCCCGGAAATTCGATTCCTTCCAAACCGAAAACCGATCTTCCTTATTCGGAGCTCAAAAAACCGTTTTTAAAATTCGGTTTTATCGAGCAAGCCGTATGGGTTAGATTCAATATCAAAGAATACCCGAGATCCAGATGTTTTTTAAGAATCCCTCAAGTAACGATGGACGCGGCCGCACTTTTTTCCAAATCCTCCGTTCAAGTTTCCGGAGATCGATTTCCGTATTCCGAAAGATCGGTTGACGATTATTATCCGGTATTTCATCTCGAACCTTCCGAAGATCAAAACTCGGAGAATATTTATTACCTCCTCGTTCTTACTTCTTCGATTATCAATTTTCCGTTACTTTTGGAATCGGGACTGGAATACGAGAAAGGCAGTTATTATAGAAATTTAATCATTCTTTTTACGTTGATGCTCAGCCTTTTTATATCGTTACTGACCGGCTTCGTTTATCGCCAAACATTGGATCCGATCTATTTGAATATCGTCGGGTTTTTGATTTTCGTTTCGTTAGAAGGATGGGCGTGTTTTGCAAGCGGCTACAAATATTTGTGGCCCATGTTTCCGGAATTTCAAAATATAACACCGTCCCTTTTCGCGTTACTGGCTCTTGCGAGTTCATTGCATTTCATGTATCAGTTTCTTTCACCGACTACACTTCCGATATACTTCAAAAAATCGCTGTTAGTCGGTTCATTGGTCGTTCTATTTTTGGCTATTTTTACTTCCTTTCTTTCTTATCGACCTCTTTCGATAAAAATATTCGCTTGGACTTATATCGTCTCGTGTTCTTTAATCATAGTCTGCACAGTCATCGTGTTTCGTTCGTTTCGACCGGCGCGAAAAATCACACTTTGTATGATTCCGATTGTTGTAAGCGTAATGGTCACACTTCTTTATTATATGGATGTCATTCAGTACCACGAATATACGGTACACGCATACGTCGTAGCTCTTCCAACCGTTTATATTGTTGTAATGATCAGCTTATCGGACCGAGAAAAATTTGTCAGAAGAAAGTCCTTGAGTCGTGCTTATGACATCCAACAATTACAGGAGAAGTTACGAAAGCCGGAACGTGTTACGGATCCTAATTCCACCAATAAAGCCCCTTCTCTACAATTTAGCATAGATCATCTTTTTAAAGTGGAAAGAATTTTTAAAAATCCGGAATTAAACAAGGAAGATCTCGCGAGTATCTTAAGGATCAGCCCGAAAGATCTTGAACATTTCATTGAGGAAACTACGAAGCTCCAATCCTTTGAAAGTTATATCAACCGATTTCGAGTTGATGAAGCAAAACATCTTTTAAAAACGAGAAAAGATCTAAAACATTTGGACGTAGCCAGAAGATCGGGCTTTGTTTCCGTAAGAGAATTGGAAAAATCCTTTAAAACATTTACTGGGATGACACCATCGGAATACAAGCTGATGCTCTTTCCAGAATCGATCTAA